AAGTTAGAGAGCAAAGTCGAGTATCGAGGCAAAAAGTACACCTTCACACAGGTGATTCAAAAACAAGCAATACAAATTGCTAAGTTCCTCAGGGGAGAAATCTCCAGCTATAGAGGCTTTTACCTGAGGTGGTAAGGTTAGACATGATTGATGTCTGGGATTTGAGCCAGTATTATTACTGTCCAAATAAATTCTACTTCTACAAGGTCTTTGGCATCGAGACTAAGACCAGATCAAAAATGGACTTTGCCTCCGAAGAGCATGTAAAAGAGAAGAAAAGAGTCAAAGAACGCAAAGAGATATTTGGTTTTAAGAAAGACCTTGTCGAAAAAATCTTATTCGATGTTTACCTTGAAAGCAAAAGAGAGCAGCTTAAAGGGAGGGTAGATGCAGTAATCATACTTAAGGACGGGAACCTCATCCCCATCGAATTGAAATACTCTTCATTCACAAACATCCAACTTAATTGGAGGAAGCAGCTCATTGCCTACGCTCTTCTCCTGGCTGAGAACTATAAAAAAAAGGTAAAACAAGGTGTGCTTTACTATACTTCGCAAAAGAGAGCTGAAAAGATTAGGTTCACTGATTTAGATTTTGATTTATTAAGAAAAGATATTAAGAAGTTACATCAGATTCTGAAGAAGGAATTAAAACCCGCTGTGTTGAAATCAAATAAGAAATGTGCATACTGTGAGCTTGAAAATATTTGTGTCGAGTGATTGTACAGGCAAAGCGTGAAGATCGCTTAGGGTTTAGATCGATTTTTCAATCTTCGCAGAATTCCTTGAAAATTTTATAAAGTTGTGCCACAAAACTCCTGCTAAATGGCTTTTATTTGTACAAATTTGGGGGGTTTCAGTAGCTAAACTCACAAAATGAGTATTGAAAAGGGGGTCTGTCCGCATCCAGTTGATAAAGCGCTGGTTTCAGTAGCTAAACTCACAAAATGAGTATTGAAAAATCCAGGTTTATGTACCCCTCTTTCTTGGCCTTGTTTCAGTAGCTAAACTCACAAAATGAGTATTGAAAATCTTCTGGAGGGCGGCGATCACCTCCTGGGTGGTCCCCGTTTCAGTAGCTAAACTCACAAAATGAGTATTGAAAAAAAATAACGCCTTTGGTCTTTAGTACAAATATTGTGTTTCAGTAGCTAAACTCACAAAATGAGTATTGAAAAATTACCCCCTCTGCGAGGGTGAAGATTCGCATCTTCGCGTTTCAGTAGCTAAACTCACAAAATGAGTATTGAAAACTAATTACTTCTGAAGTTCCAACTTCCGAAAGAAAAGTTTCAGTAGCTAAACTCACAAAATGAGTATTGAAAATTTTTTGTGGGAGGGAGACGGGGAGGACACCGCGCTGTTTCAGTAGCTAAACTCACAAAATGAGTATTGAAAACATCTTCGCCATTCTTTACACCTCCTTTCATCCAAGTTTCAGTAGCTAAACTCACAAAATGAGTATTGAAAATGAAGATTGCATTTTTTTTCATGATGGCAATCAACTGGGTTTCAGTAGCTAAACTCACAAAATGAGTATTGAAAAGTCCCCTCCTCCCCGATGATAATTGCAGGGATTTTTCAGTAGCTAAACTCACAAAATGAGTATTGAAAGATTGTTGAATATCTGGACGATTTCATCCTGACCATGAAGTTTCAGTAGCTAAACTCACAAAATGAGTATTGAAAGTGGGAGGGAAGGGTCACCCCACTAAACCATGAGTCGAGTTTCAGTAGCTAAACTCACAAAATGAGTATTGAAAGTCCGATTGGTCTCCCGTGTGGGAGTTCCCACCACGGAGTTTCAGTAGCTAAACTCACAAAATGAGTATTGAAAGTTTCATAAAAATTAGAGATTATTCTTTTCACTTCCTCGTTTCAGTAGCTAAACTCACAAAATGAGTATTGAAAGATTCCTCCTCCTTTTCCACCCAGCCCTCGAACCTTGTTTCAGTAGCTAAACTCACAAAATGAGTATTGAAAGAGCTCCCCAAAGGGAAAGCAGATGCAGGCGAATGGGGCGTTTCAGTAGCTAAACTCACAAAATGAGTATTGAAAGTGGCTTCACGTTGAGCATCGGTTGCCTTATCCATCTTATGTTTCAGTAGCTAAACTCACAAAATGAGTATTGAAAGATCTTGATGTAGCTTATGGGGTCTCTGATGTTAATATCGTTTCAGTAGCTAAACTCACAAAATGAGTATTGAAAGTTTAGTCTTTCTATTTGCTCCAAGATTTGGTCTTGTGTGTTTCAGTAGCTAAACTCACAAAATGAGTATTGAAAGCAAGTTTGCACGAGGAGCAGATATCAAGTGCTGAGATGTTTCAGTAGCTAAACTCACAAAATGAGTATTGAAAGTTTTTTCACCTCCTTCTAATTTGGTAACACCCGCATTAGTCACCATAGGTCTTTTGATTGCGGCAATTTAAAAGTGGGAGAGAGTTTATTAAATGACTCTGATGGAGGGGTAATTTGTCCTTCCTTTTCCTTCATTTCTTAGTTTTTATAATCTCCATCTTCATTCTCTCGAAGTCGTCCGATGCCGTTCTCGTCAGAGTCAAGAGGGTTGCCGGACTTTTGGGCGTGTAAAATTATGATCCATGCAAAGAAATATTAAATAAATGGACTTAAATTGCTCCATTTAATGGGTGAAGACCTTATATACCAGGTCATTTATTGGCTTTCGGGAGCTTTTCCGCTCCTTAAGCTGAGGATAACCGATTGCCAGGACTGCCATGAGCTCAAAGCTTTTGGGGACATCGAGGAGCTTCTCCACTTGAGCCCGCTGATTTAAAATCTCTCCCAACCAGCAGGCTCCCAATCCCATCTCATGTATGGTCAGGAGCATATTCTGGATACAAGCCCCGATTGCTTGAACATCCTTGGTTCGATCGTACATCTCATCGGTATCCAAAAAGACAGCGATGATTACATTGGCTTCCCTTAGGATCCGGGGATATCTTGTATGTCGGGCAACTTTTTCGAGAAGATCCTTTTCCTTGACAACCACAAATCTCCAGGGCTGATTGTTGAGACCGGAGGGTGCCCATCTGCCAGCCTCTAAAATCTGCTGGAGCTGCTGCTCGGAAACCTCTCGCGCGGTGAACTCGCGTACGCTGCGTCGGTTCTTGATCGCCCGCAGGATGGGAGTCACATGGTCTTCATGCATCGGAGTATTCTTCGATAGATTTTCAAGATGGCTTCCTTATTGAGGGGACCCGCATTTGAGAGGGTGACCTTTTCCAGGATTTCCCTCTCCCGCTCGATATCGAAGTGGGGGAGTCCCCCCTCAATCTTGAGTTGTTTGATAGCCAAGACGAGCTCGGCTCTTTTATTTAGATACTCCACAATTTTCTGATCTACTTCGTCTATTTGACTTCGTAATTTTTCAATCTTCTCTTCAATTTCGCTCATTATCGCCTCCTACCTCCACCTATTATTCCCATTCGATGGTGCTTGGGGGTTTTGAGCTGATGTCGTACACGACCCTGTTTACCCCGGGAACTTCATTTATGATGCGATTGGAAATCCTTTCCAAAACCTCGTACGGGAGACGAGCCCAATCGGCGGTCATGGCATCCTCGGAGATCACGGCTCGAACGACGATGGGATAGGAATAAGTTCTCTCATCTCCCATTACTCCCACGGTGCGCACAGAGGGAAGCACCGCAAAGGATTGCCAGAGCTTCCTGTAAAGTCCGGCGCGTTTTATCTCCTCTTCAATTAAGGCATCGGCTTCCCTTAAGATATTCAACCGTTCCTCGGTGACTTCCCCAACTATCCTGATGGCGAGACCCGGTCCCGGGAAAGGCTGACGCCAAACGATCTCCTCCGGAAGTCCCAATTCTTCACCCAAAGCTCGAACTTCATCCTTAAAGAGTTCCCGCAGGGGTTCGATCAATTTAAAATCGTGCTTAAGGGGAAGTCCACCTACGTTATGATGGGTCTTTATCTTTGCCGCATCCTTTGTACCACTTTCAATAACATCGGGATAGAGAGTGCCCTGAACTAAAAATTTAACGTCCCTAAGCTTTTTCGCCAGCTCCTCAAAGGTTCGAATGAACTCTTCCCCTATTATCAAGCGTTTGGACTCAGGGTCTACTATACCTTTAAGTTTATTCAAGAATCTCTTTTGGGCTTTGACGTGGATGAGATTGATTCGAAAATGTTTCCTGAAAGTCTCCTCGACTTGCTCCGCTTCGCCCTTGCGCAGGAGTCCATGATCAACAAAGACACAGGTGAGGTTGTCGCCGACGGCTTTATGGACGAGAATGGCTGTCACCGCTGAATCCACTCCCCCGGAAAGACCGCAGATGATCTTGTCATTTCCCACGGTTCTCTTTATTTCCTCGATGGATTTTTCGATGATGGAGACCATAGTCCATGAGGGAATGCAATTGCACGCATTGTAGAGGAAATTCTTCAGGATATCCATACCATAAAGGGTGTGGATTACTTCAGGATGGAATTGAACACCATAGAGATTATCCCGATCATTTTCCATGGCAGCGACGGGAGTGGTCTCCGTAAAGGCGGTGGCTTTAAAACCGGGTGGGGGAGTCTTCACCAAATCGCGGTGGCTCATCCAAACATTCTGCTTCCGTGGTAGCTCATCAAAGAGCAGAGTATCCTCCCGAGTGGTGAGCTTGGTTTTACCATATTCGCTTTTGCCAGTTCGAGCCACCTCTCCTCCCAGGAGGTGAGCCATGAGCTGCATCCCATAACATATACCTAGAACAGGGATGCCCAACATGAAGATTTCC
This window of the Actinomycetota bacterium genome carries:
- the cas4 gene encoding CRISPR-associated protein Cas4, with amino-acid sequence MVRLDMIDVWDLSQYYYCPNKFYFYKVFGIETKTRSKMDFASEEHVKEKKRVKERKEIFGFKKDLVEKILFDVYLESKREQLKGRVDAVIILKDGNLIPIELKYSSFTNIQLNWRKQLIAYALLLAENYKKKVKQGVLYYTSQKRAEKIRFTDLDFDLLRKDIKKLHQILKKELKPAVLKSNKKCAYCELENICVE
- a CDS encoding nitroreductase family protein; translated protein: MHEDHVTPILRAIKNRRSVREFTAREVSEQQLQQILEAGRWAPSGLNNQPWRFVVVKEKDLLEKVARHTRYPRILREANVIIAVFLDTDEMYDRTKDVQAIGACIQNMLLTIHEMGLGACWLGEILNQRAQVEKLLDVPKSFELMAVLAIGYPQLKERKSSRKPINDLVYKVFTH
- a CDS encoding chorismate mutase, with the protein product MSEIEEKIEKLRSQIDEVDQKIVEYLNKRAELVLAIKQLKIEGGLPHFDIEREREILEKVTLSNAGPLNKEAILKIYRRILRCMKTM
- the guaA gene encoding glutamine-hydrolyzing GMP synthase; the encoded protein is MSQLQKVLVVDFGAQYSQLIARRVRECKVYSEIVPYDISVEEIRRRNPRGLILSGGPASVYAKEAPSCNREIFMLGIPVLGICYGMQLMAHLLGGEVARTGKSEYGKTKLTTREDTLLFDELPRKQNVWMSHRDLVKTPPPGFKATAFTETTPVAAMENDRDNLYGVQFHPEVIHTLYGMDILKNFLYNACNCIPSWTMVSIIEKSIEEIKRTVGNDKIICGLSGGVDSAVTAILVHKAVGDNLTCVFVDHGLLRKGEAEQVEETFRKHFRINLIHVKAQKRFLNKLKGIVDPESKRLIIGEEFIRTFEELAKKLRDVKFLVQGTLYPDVIESGTKDAAKIKTHHNVGGLPLKHDFKLIEPLRELFKDEVRALGEELGLPEEIVWRQPFPGPGLAIRIVGEVTEERLNILREADALIEEEIKRAGLYRKLWQSFAVLPSVRTVGVMGDERTYSYPIVVRAVISEDAMTADWARLPYEVLERISNRIINEVPGVNRVVYDISSKPPSTIEWE